The proteins below come from a single Alligator mississippiensis isolate rAllMis1 chromosome 2, rAllMis1, whole genome shotgun sequence genomic window:
- the LOC132248704 gene encoding uncharacterized protein LOC132248704, whose translation MFLESKGLVHQRFDKSQNLWVYLAKNVLNVTHFCLAGGISVDDIFTACLIGVPTPMEALQNQTWFTPRGIGGPINYTNNSMWGTITTERNTSTFEIDLLTVTSPDNTSCANFVNCTQACKSLTKETKIFNCSDMTNVSCNYVHVILPRGWFLLCGKTAYSYIPANTTGGRCALGRLTVWLPGMPKISSKRHQRGSKVLDKSCDSDINLLSEAEVVSLAVFLVGVPGLVVDAERQLGKLACALAKGLNTTSQALAALNIEMKELRGATLQNRAAIDYLLLRHNHGCEEFEGMCCFNLTDNS comes from the coding sequence atgtttctagagtctaaggggttggtgcatcaaaggttcgaTAAGAGTCAAAATTTGTGGGTTTATTTGGCAAAGaacgtattaaatgtcactcatttttgtttggcaggtggaatatcagttgatgatattttcacggcatgccttataggggtgcccactccaatggaagcactccagaatcagacttggttcacacctaggggaataggaggtccaatcaattacactaacaactccatgtggggaaccattaccacagaaagaaacactagtacctttgaaatagatttgttgacagtcacctcccctgataacaccagctgtgccaattttgtgaactgtacccaagcttgcaaaagcctaaccaaagaaacgaaaattttcaattgctcagacatgactaatgtatcttgcaactacgttcatgttatattaccccgggggtggttcctcctttgtgggaagactgcctattcatatatcccagccaatacCACAGGAGGCCGTTGTGCtctaggccggttgactgtctggctaccaggtatgcctaagatCTCTAGTAAGCGTCACCAGAGAGGTTCgaaggtgctagataaatcctgtgatagtgacataaacctcctgagtgaggccgaggtagtgtccttagcagttttcctagtaggggtgccaggcctagtagtggatgctgagaggcagcttggtaagctggcctgtgccctggcaaagggcctaaatacaacttcacaggccctagctgccctcaatattgaaatgaaagaactaagaggagctactctgcaaaacagagcagccatagattacctgttgctgaggcataaccacggatgtgaagagttcgagggaatgtgttgttttaatttgacagataactcctag